Proteins from one Rhizoctonia solani chromosome 5, complete sequence genomic window:
- a CDS encoding GMC oxidoreductase, which yields MVSEQITKTVLERAPKPTFPNYEQRGRPLSYQPRFYEVDKQPANNYGFPEPGIQAPTAKQVTAKDFMVSDLTWEDLCVNGKDAIDYIVIGSGFTALAFIDETLKRDPRKMILCLERGDFWLPDHFQNLPLPFKYTLGGPSETFPFTLSEKTFNSPVRFVHGSTPFFGGRSTFWSAWSPSPDEKLMRGWPKSMIDTSKEASFFRDAIELLRVTDANEIGPPYYREGLQKQVHERLHASLPNIPTATETRNAPMSVSPMAQTSTVRFTKFSTPGPLLGLYKKQQNLVKADPNKASPLLFATDTAVEFLITDVGYPGKVHEASKDKTVTLVRSSRHTDLPVSEKTKIILCAGAFPNTTLVQNSFASIPALENAGKTVTGHFLSHIVGRVPRSAFKGLKDSIEIGAEYLAGKDPETELQYHIQITSIASPHQNQDAEDAARFCPDYAASASDAQLKESQDHVIFVCATLGELCEGNSESFFRRNPYSNSKDATANCVLQVVLDDKDKKLWNVMDQATFEAIEVMAGKKNKVGWRENRPGQDTIRMEGIVHEAGLLPMGEPGDRNACVDSNYKLKGVSNVYVTGACLFPTSGSWNPTLTMCGYAQDLAKKLTPHHDQQ from the exons ATGGTTAGCGAACAAATTACCAAAACTGTACTTGAACGGGCACCTAAGCCCACATTTCCCAATTATGAGCAACGAGGTCGTCCTCTCTCTTATCAGCCCCGTTTCTATGAAGTCGACAAACAACCAGCCAATAACTATGGGTTCCCCGAGCCCGGTATTCAG GCACCAACTGCCAAACAAGTTACCGCGAAGGACTTCATGGTGTCAGACCTGACTTGGGAGGATCTATGTGTGAACGGCAAGGACGCCATTGACTACATTGTCATTGGATCAGGA TTTACGGCTCTTGCTTTTATCGATGAAACCCTCAAGCGGGATCCTCGTAAGATGATTTTGTGCCTAGAGAGGGGAG ACTTTTGGTTGCCCGATCACTTTCAAAACCTCCCTCTGCCTTTCAAGTATACTCTTGGAGGACCTAGCGAGACGTTCCCTTTCACTTTGTCTGAAAAGACTTTCAATAGTCCAGTACGATTCGTGCACGGATCGACTCCGTTCTTCGGTGGGCGGTCTACGTTTTGGTCTGCCTGGTCTCCAAGCCCAGACGAAAAATTGATGCGTGGTTGGCCAAAATCAATGATCGACACTTCCAAAGAAGCTTCCTTTTTCAGGGACGCAATAGAGCTTTTGCGCGTCACTGATGCTAACGAGATCGGTCCTCCATACTACCGCGAAGGTCTGCAGAAACAAGTTCACGAACGCCTACACGCTAGCCTCCCTAACATTCCCACTGCTACTGAAACCCGTAATGCTCCTATGTCTGTTTCGCCTATGGCGCAGACTTCAACAGTCCGTTTTACCAAGTTCTCCACTCCAGGTCCTCTGCTCGGACTATACAAGAAGCAGCAAAATCTTGTCAAAGCTGACCCGAATAAGGCGTCTCCCTTACTCTTTGCGACTGATACCGCCGTAGAATTCTTAATCACCGACGTAGGCTACCCCGGTAAGGTCCACGAGGCATCTAAGGATAAGACTGTAACCCTTGTTCGTTCGTCGCGACACACCGACCTTCCCGTATCCGAGAAGACCAAAATCATTCTTTGTGCGGGAGCTTTCCCGAACACAACCCTAGTCCAGAATAGCTTTGCATCTATCCCAGCCCTTGAGAACGCTGGCAAGACGGTCACAGGTCATTTTTTGAGCCATATTGTCGGCCGTGTTCCTCGAAGCGCATTCAAGGGCCTTAAGGATTCCATCGAAATCGGCGCAGAGTACTTGGCAGGAAAGGACCCCGAAACCGAGCTTCAGTATCACATTCAGATTACTTCAATCGCTTCTCCTCATCAGAATCAAGATGCAGAAGATGCAGCTCGCTTCTGTCCA GACTATGCAGCTTCTGCCAGTGATGCACAATTGAAAGAATCACAAGACCATGTTATATTTG TTTGTGCTACCCTCGGAGAGTTGTGCGAGGGCAACTCCGAGTCATTCTTTAGGCGCAATCCCTATAGCAACAGCAAGGATGCGACTGCAAACTGCGTACTCCAAGTTGTCCTGGATGATAAGGACAAAAAACTCTGGAATGTTATGGACCAAGCGACATTCGAGGCCATTGAAGTTATGGCTGGGAAGAAAAA CAAGGTTGGGTGGAGGGAAAATCGCCCAGGGCAGGATACAATTCGGATGGAGGGGATAGTCCACGAGGCCGGATTGCTACCTATGGGAGAACCAGGTGACCGAAATGCATGCGTGGACAGCAACTATAAGCTCAAGGGAGTTTCGAATGTG TACGTGACTGGAGCATGCTTGTTCCCGACCTCGGGGTCCTG GAATCCGACCTTGACTATGTGCGGGTACGCTCAAGACCTAGCGAAGAAATTGACTCCTCACCATGATCAGCAATAA